The Oscillospiraceae bacterium genome contains the following window.
GGATTTTTGGCGTTGCCTTGCGTTTTGCTGCGGCACAGCGCACCAGATATGGTGGCGCAGGCAGGATTTTGCAGCGGGGTGTTGTAATAAAGCGCACAATAGAATACCCCGCTGCCACACCACTTTACCTTGACAAACACGCGCTTTGTTGTATCATAAGGGTAGGAGGAAGAGCCTATGCTGACTTGTAACATGGACGTGGAGGAGCGCAGCGTCTGGCTGCGGGCCACCCCCGGCGCCGCTGCCATGGCGCAGCCCTTTTACTGCACCGAGGCCGGCAACTTTTACGGCCGCGCCCACTTTGCCACAGCCCGCACCGACAAGGATAGCTATATCCTGTTTTACACCCTGTCCGGCAGCGGTCTGATTGAGCAGAACGACCAGCGCATCGAGCTGCCTGCGGGCAGTGCCCTGCTGCTGAACTGCCGCACCCCGCAAAGCTACTGCACGGCCCCCGGGCAGGACCACTGGCACCACTACTGGGTGCATCTGGACGGCGCGGGCGTTGCCAACCTCGCCGAGGTGCTGCTGCCGCTGGGGCGGCTTTCCGCCGTGCCGGTCAGCCGGCTGGAGATGCAGCCCCTGTTTGAATCGCTGACCAGCGAGTGGGAGCATGGCACCACCGCCGCCCAGATCGAGACCGGGCTGCTGCTGCACAGGATGCTGGCGCTGATGGCGCGCCAGCTGCTGGCCGGGGACGAGAGCCGCTCCAACCGCACCCTGATTGAGCATGCGGCAGAGTTTATCCGCCAGCACTACGCCGAGCCGCTCTCGCTTGACCGGCTGCTGGCCCAGACGCCGGTGAGCAAAAGCTGGTTTTTGCGGCTGTTCCGCCAGTA
Protein-coding sequences here:
- a CDS encoding AraC family transcriptional regulator; this encodes MLTCNMDVEERSVWLRATPGAAAMAQPFYCTEAGNFYGRAHFATARTDKDSYILFYTLSGSGLIEQNDQRIELPAGSALLLNCRTPQSYCTAPGQDHWHHYWVHLDGAGVANLAEVLLPLGRLSAVPVSRLEMQPLFESLTSEWEHGTTAAQIETGLLLHRMLALMARQLLAGDESRSNRTLIEHAAEFIRQHYAEPLSLDRLLAQTPVSKSWFLRLFRQYMGTTPYNFLLSTRITRAKELLVLTDFSISEIAHQVGFGDESNFSTRFAAMVGQSPQQYRKSAMKPAGAE